Below is a genomic region from Raphanus sativus cultivar WK10039 unplaced genomic scaffold, ASM80110v3 Scaffold2771, whole genome shotgun sequence.
AAACAAGCATCAAGAAACGCTTACCGGAGTTGATACAAGACATGAAGCTGTCAGGAAACCCTCCTAAGGCTCTCGTGTACGACTCCACCATGCCGTGGCTTCTTGATGTAGCTCACGCTCATGGTTTGAGCGGTGCCGCGTTCTTCACGCAACCTTGGCTTGTCTCGGCTATTTACTACCATGTTTTCAAGGGCTCCTTCTTTGTGCCGTCTACAAAGTATGGTCACTCGACGTTAGCATCTTTCCCTTCGTTTCCTATGTTGAATGCGAATGACTTGCCGTCTTTCCTCTGCGAGTCTTCCTCTTACCCCAATATACTAAGGATTGTGGTTGATCAGCTCTCAAACATTGATCGTGTGGACATAGTGTTGTGCAACACTTTCGATAAATTGGAAGAAAAGGTAACGAATATTTTATCCACATAGATGTCTACGTTTTTGAggaaaaatatccaaattaaaacatatattttcaaaattattttatcaactaTTATCCAAAACTTTTTGATCATTGATTTGAGTTTTCGATAAATTTctcactaaaataaaatatatataaaaaggagaaaaggaTAAGAAATAAGATATAGACTTCCTTTTTGACAAATTCAAACACATGTTTGAATGTTGAAGAAACTCTTATCACACATTTTACTCttacattaattataattataattttaagtatttaaatatttaaatttattgttaaaaaacTCAAGTTAGTCTCTCAGGTGTTCttagatttgataaaaaaattgcTCTAGCCttttttatcttatttatttatgtgattttatcatcaattaatttattttattgttgttgttttttttagttattgaaATGGGTCAAAAGCATGTGGCCAGTCTTGAACATAGGACCAACGCTTCCATCGATGTACTTAGACAAGCGACTGTCTGAAGACAAGAAATACGGATTCAGCCTTTTCACTGCAAAATCGACTGAATGCATCGAGTGGCTAAACTCAAAGCAGCCTAGTTCAGTTGTTTATGTGTCATTTGGAAGCTTGGTGATTCTAAATGAAGATCAAATGATGGAGCTAGCAACCGGTTTGAAACAGAGCGGATGTTTCTTCTTGTGGGTTGTgagagaaacagaaacaaacaagATTCCAAAAAACTATGTAGATGAAACCGGTGAGAAGGGACTCATTGTGAGCTGGAGTCCTCAGCTTGAAGTTCTTGCGCATAAATCTGTTGGTTGTTTCTTGACACATTGTGGATGGAACTCGACCTTAGAAGGATTAAGTTTGGGAGTTCCAATGATTGGTATGCCTCATTGGACAGATCAACCTACAAATGCTAAGTTCGTGGAGGATGTGTGGAAGGTTGGGGTTAGGGTTAAAGCAGAAGCTGATGGGTTTGTGAGAAGAGAGGAGATAGTGAGATGTGTGGGAGAAGTTATGGAAGGAGAGAAAGGGAAAGAGATTAGAAAGAATGCTGAGAAGTGGAAAGTGTTGGCTCGAGAAGCTGTTTCTGAAGGAGGTAGCTCTGATAAGAGCATTGATGAGTTTGTTTCTATGGTCTGTTGAATGATTTAAAATCGAGATGTTAGAAAGTAATTTTCTATTGCAAATTCACTGGTTTTTTTGTCAAGTCTTTTTTCTCTAttagttgttgtttttgttttgttgttttgataATTACTTTGTTGTCGTTGTAATAAGGATGGTTTTTCTCAAGTTTCAAGTGAAATATATGCATGGGGAATTACTATTGTTTTGATACTTTTGTGTTTTGTTCGTTTAGACttactattttcttttgtcaaaaagACTTACTATTTATAATGAACTGGTTGAAAATTTATGTGCCATGTTTTTTTGGGTATAAATATGTGCCATGTTTTGAAAACTCGTTAATATATGTGTTTAGAGGACATTCTGTTGTTTAAAATCAAATACTTCATCCTTATAGTGAACCGTTAAATTTATTTCACATTTAATAGTCAATCAAATCGCTGcagaaattaataaataaaaattattaaatatattttttaaaagccaaatttttttttaaaggttgaATTTACGGGTGAATCCAagtaatgtttaaaaaaaaaattaaaatcataatttcaTTTCCAAAGATTGACTAAGCTGCCAGGAATGTTTGCATAAATTAACCTAAATTTTCATAAAGATGACTATAAACACCCAATAGTTTCCCATACGCACAACTCATTAGCCAATGCTGACACTAGGAAAATTTTGCATGATAACAAAGTTCACGTGGAACTTCTAAAGGGTCTCTGTCCCAGACTGCTAAGACGTGACGGCCTTATCCAGTTAAAGCCACATGGGGATTAGCCGTTTACGAATTGGTTTTCACTTGGTAGTCTATGTTACGTCGTTTTCACCGTCACTTTCAATCGTCAGTTTGTACAGAGTACGTAGTATATGATTCCAAAGTCCAATGCAAAGTAAAGATTCTGCTAGACCTTTCTTCTGGTGTGTGATACGAGACTTGTTGATCGGCCTGCTCTTATTAATGGGCCTCAAACGGTTTGAACGACAATGTTATATCcgttatatatatttcttcttgTTGTTACTTATGCTCTCGAAACTTAAAAGTGCGTACTacataaatattcataaatattaCATGAACTTCAAAcgttgtatatttttttcttgaactttgtaatagtgcatatttcatagtaaattaaacaaaaattcaaaaaaatttacatgaattttcaaaattgtatttatatattgaccactaaatatgttattcaacTATTGATTTATCATACaactttatttttcatatttttttaaaaagttgaaattttaaaataaactacatAAATCCTCAAAATCGAgtttatatgttaatttaagattttataaaatttatccaaaataacttcattttgataaattaacaaATGACTAA
It encodes:
- the LOC108818811 gene encoding UDP-glycosyltransferase 74E2, translated to MREGSHVIVLPFPGQGHITPLSQFCKRLASKGLKPTLILVSDKPSPPYKTEKDSITVFPISNGFQEGEDPLQDLDDYMDRVETSIKKRLPELIQDMKLSGNPPKALVYDSTMPWLLDVAHAHGLSGAAFFTQPWLVSAIYYHVFKGSFFVPSTKYGHSTLASFPSFPMLNANDLPSFLCESSSYPNILRIVVDQLSNIDRVDIVLCNTFDKLEEKLLKWVKSMWPVLNIGPTLPSMYLDKRLSEDKKYGFSLFTAKSTECIEWLNSKQPSSVVYVSFGSLVILNEDQMMELATGLKQSGCFFLWVVRETETNKIPKNYVDETGEKGLIVSWSPQLEVLAHKSVGCFLTHCGWNSTLEGLSLGVPMIGMPHWTDQPTNAKFVEDVWKVGVRVKAEADGFVRREEIVRCVGEVMEGEKGKEIRKNAEKWKVLAREAVSEGGSSDKSIDEFVSMVC